A portion of the Cryptomeria japonica chromosome 5, Sugi_1.0, whole genome shotgun sequence genome contains these proteins:
- the LOC131035232 gene encoding transcription factor MYB1 isoform X2, translating to MPPGKEKGRPFWIQKEKSYTNLVCKSAQLKMGRPGSSSKAKTVNEEVFLLANVLEKKGLVDHRQSSRLHWLNYLKPKVKGRKMTFAEEDLIIRLHSLLGNRWSLIAGRLPGRTENEIKNYWDTHLSMKVRAKGMDPPTHNPLAQNPNENSDFIGHNMIQPNDYVQLIDAPPYMIPNSMELPVSSESDLQSFHNIVYDFKNITAKIRDMELMDDQTQMTWTQNLECNPVELNSPIYTSIVEDEFQHEHDTFIRCIQYYHDN from the exons CTTGTCTGCAAAAGTGCCCAACTGAAAATGGGTCGACCTGGAAGCTCTTCCAAGGCTAAGACCGTGAATGAGGAAGTATTTTTGTTAGCAAATGTGCTAGAGAAAAAAG GCCTGGTGGATCATAGACAGAGTAGCAGGTTGCATTGGCTAAACTACTTAAAACCCAAAGTAAAAGGAAGAAAAATGACTTTTGCTGAAGAAGACCTCATCATTCGTCTGCACAGCCTTCTGGGAAATCG GTGGTCACTCATAGCAGGCAGATTACCTGGAAGAACAGAGAATGAAATAAAGAATTACTGGGATACTCATCTTAGTATGAAGGTCAGAGCAAAAGGCATGGATCCCCCCACTCACAATCCTCTAGCCCAAAACCCTAATGAAAATTCTGATTTTATTGGTCATAATATGATTCAACCAAATGATTATGTACAACTTATTGATGCTCCACCCTATATGATACCCAATTCCATGGAACTACCAGTATCTTCTGAATCTGATCTGCAATCATTCCACAACATTGTTTATGACTTCAAGAACATCACTGCGAAAATTAGAGACATGGAGCTGATGGATGATCAGACACAGATGACATGGACCCAAAATTTGGAGTGTAACCCAGTTGAGCTGAATTCTCCCATCTACACGTCCATTGTGGAGGATGAATTCCAACATGAGCATGACACCTTCATTCGTTGCATTCAATATTACCATGACAATTAG
- the LOC131035232 gene encoding transcription factor MYB1 isoform X1 encodes MPPGKEKGRPFWIQKEKSYTNLVCKSAQLKMGRPGSSSKAKTVNEEVFLLANVLEKKVYSGLVDHRQSSRLHWLNYLKPKVKGRKMTFAEEDLIIRLHSLLGNRWSLIAGRLPGRTENEIKNYWDTHLSMKVRAKGMDPPTHNPLAQNPNENSDFIGHNMIQPNDYVQLIDAPPYMIPNSMELPVSSESDLQSFHNIVYDFKNITAKIRDMELMDDQTQMTWTQNLECNPVELNSPIYTSIVEDEFQHEHDTFIRCIQYYHDN; translated from the exons CTTGTCTGCAAAAGTGCCCAACTGAAAATGGGTCGACCTGGAAGCTCTTCCAAGGCTAAGACCGTGAATGAGGAAGTATTTTTGTTAGCAAATGTGCTAGAGAAAAAAG TTTATTCAGGCCTGGTGGATCATAGACAGAGTAGCAGGTTGCATTGGCTAAACTACTTAAAACCCAAAGTAAAAGGAAGAAAAATGACTTTTGCTGAAGAAGACCTCATCATTCGTCTGCACAGCCTTCTGGGAAATCG GTGGTCACTCATAGCAGGCAGATTACCTGGAAGAACAGAGAATGAAATAAAGAATTACTGGGATACTCATCTTAGTATGAAGGTCAGAGCAAAAGGCATGGATCCCCCCACTCACAATCCTCTAGCCCAAAACCCTAATGAAAATTCTGATTTTATTGGTCATAATATGATTCAACCAAATGATTATGTACAACTTATTGATGCTCCACCCTATATGATACCCAATTCCATGGAACTACCAGTATCTTCTGAATCTGATCTGCAATCATTCCACAACATTGTTTATGACTTCAAGAACATCACTGCGAAAATTAGAGACATGGAGCTGATGGATGATCAGACACAGATGACATGGACCCAAAATTTGGAGTGTAACCCAGTTGAGCTGAATTCTCCCATCTACACGTCCATTGTGGAGGATGAATTCCAACATGAGCATGACACCTTCATTCGTTGCATTCAATATTACCATGACAATTAG